In Salana multivorans, a single genomic region encodes these proteins:
- a CDS encoding thiamine ABC transporter substrate-binding protein yields MTTTRTTRRRATGRTTGAALGALGATLALAACSLSSPSPSVTTETSDTPGSTATDGTGTAAPASSITLVTHDSFNVSQDVLDAFTAETGISVTMVAPGDGGALVNQLVLTKDSPLGDVVFGVDNTFATRAIDEGVFEPYTSAALPASAEQYLLGDALTPIDFSDVCLNVDLDWYEENGQTPPATFDDLVLPEYAGQTVVTNPATSSPGLALLAATVGAFGEATSDGTGGWIEYWEKLRDNDVLVVDGWSDAYYVDFSGGGGDGTRPVVLSYASSPPFTVGDDGTARTAALLDTCFRQVEYAGVIAGAANPEGARAFIDFMLSPEFQADVPGQMYVYPVDSSVELPADWARFAPLAPSPWTVPAEDIAAHRSDWIDLWASKLLA; encoded by the coding sequence ATGACCACCACACGAACCACCCGCCGCCGCGCAACCGGCCGCACCACCGGCGCCGCCCTCGGCGCCCTCGGCGCAACCCTCGCCCTCGCGGCCTGCTCGCTCTCGTCGCCGAGCCCCTCCGTCACGACCGAGACCTCCGACACCCCGGGATCCACTGCGACCGACGGCACCGGAACCGCGGCGCCGGCCTCGTCGATCACGCTCGTCACGCACGACTCCTTCAACGTGAGCCAGGACGTCCTCGACGCGTTCACCGCCGAGACGGGCATCTCGGTCACGATGGTCGCGCCCGGCGACGGGGGAGCCCTCGTCAACCAGCTCGTCCTCACCAAGGACTCGCCGCTGGGCGACGTCGTCTTCGGCGTCGACAACACCTTCGCGACCCGCGCGATCGACGAGGGCGTGTTCGAGCCCTACACGTCGGCCGCGCTGCCCGCGAGCGCGGAGCAGTACCTCCTCGGCGACGCCCTGACGCCGATCGACTTCTCCGACGTCTGCCTCAACGTCGACCTCGACTGGTACGAGGAGAACGGCCAGACGCCGCCGGCGACGTTCGACGACCTCGTCCTGCCCGAGTACGCGGGTCAGACGGTCGTGACGAACCCGGCGACGTCCTCGCCCGGCCTCGCGCTCCTCGCCGCGACCGTCGGCGCGTTCGGCGAGGCCACGTCCGACGGCACGGGCGGCTGGATCGAGTACTGGGAGAAGCTGCGCGACAACGACGTGCTCGTCGTCGACGGCTGGTCCGACGCCTACTACGTCGACTTCTCGGGCGGGGGCGGCGACGGCACGCGTCCCGTCGTCCTCTCCTACGCGTCCTCCCCGCCGTTCACGGTCGGCGACGACGGCACCGCCCGGACCGCGGCGCTGCTCGACACCTGCTTCCGCCAGGTCGAGTACGCCGGCGTCATCGCGGGCGCCGCGAACCCCGAGGGCGCGAGGGCGTTCATCGACTTCATGCTCTCGCCGGAGTTCCAGGCCGACGTGCCCGGGCAGATGTACGTCTACCCGGTGGACTCGAGCGTCGAGCTGCCGGCCGACTGGGCCCGGTTCGCGCCGCTCGCGCCCTCGCCGTGGACGGTGCCGGCCGAGGACATCGCCGCGCACCGCTCGGACTGGATCGACCTGTGGGCCAGCAAGCTCCTGGCCTGA
- a CDS encoding ABC transporter permease translates to MWTLAVVVPLVFLAAFFAYPVAAIVARGFVANGALDLGGFADVLGDPRTWRVVAHTLEQAVAGTVLAVVLAVPGAYVLYRCSWPGRGLVRGLVAVPFVLPSVVVGVAFRALLASHGPLGFLGLDRSFPAIVAALVFFNYGLAVRLIGTVWERLDPRTEQAARTLGASPARAFLTVTLPALGPAIASAASLVFLFCATAFAVVLVLGGQRYATVEVEIWLRTTQFLDLRTASVLSVIQLVVVAVALWVSARARSRGERALRLVEAGRAVRPLRPLRSPVDAATAALTALVVALVALPLLTLVVRSFRRDGAWTLANYAALSGTGRAGGGGSALTVSVWAAAQNSLRIAVDATLLALVVGITLSLVLSRRPRRPFARRAIGALDSAVMLPLGVSAVTVGFGFLIALDRPPLDLRSSLVLIPIAQAMVAIPLVVRTILPVLRAIDPRLRQAAAVLGAAPGRVLATVDLPLALRSIGLAAGFAFAVSLGEFGATSFLARPDRPTLPVVIFRLLGRPGEGNYEMAVAASVVLAVVVGVVMTTAERLRPAGTGDL, encoded by the coding sequence ATGTGGACGCTGGCCGTCGTCGTCCCGCTCGTCTTCCTCGCCGCGTTCTTCGCCTATCCGGTGGCGGCGATCGTCGCGCGCGGCTTCGTCGCGAACGGCGCGCTCGACCTCGGCGGCTTCGCCGACGTCCTGGGCGACCCGCGGACCTGGCGGGTCGTGGCGCACACCCTCGAGCAGGCCGTCGCCGGGACGGTGCTCGCCGTCGTGCTCGCGGTCCCGGGCGCCTACGTGCTCTACCGGTGCTCCTGGCCGGGGCGCGGCCTCGTCCGGGGGCTGGTCGCGGTGCCGTTCGTGCTGCCGAGCGTCGTGGTCGGGGTCGCGTTCCGCGCGCTGCTCGCCTCGCACGGTCCGCTCGGCTTCCTCGGCCTCGACCGGTCGTTCCCGGCGATCGTCGCCGCGCTGGTCTTCTTCAACTACGGGCTCGCGGTCCGGCTCATCGGGACCGTCTGGGAGCGGCTCGACCCGCGGACCGAGCAGGCGGCCCGCACGCTCGGCGCCTCCCCGGCCCGCGCGTTCCTCACCGTGACGCTGCCCGCGCTCGGCCCCGCGATCGCCTCGGCCGCGTCGCTCGTCTTCCTGTTCTGCGCGACGGCGTTCGCGGTCGTGCTCGTGCTCGGCGGCCAGCGCTACGCGACGGTCGAGGTGGAGATCTGGCTGCGGACCACCCAGTTCCTCGACCTGCGGACCGCCTCCGTGCTGAGCGTGATCCAGCTCGTCGTCGTCGCGGTCGCGCTGTGGGTATCGGCGCGGGCGCGCTCCCGCGGTGAGCGGGCGCTGCGGCTCGTCGAGGCCGGCCGCGCCGTCCGCCCCCTGCGCCCGCTCCGCTCTCCGGTCGACGCCGCCACCGCGGCGCTCACGGCTCTCGTCGTCGCCCTGGTCGCGCTGCCGCTGCTCACGCTCGTCGTCCGCTCGTTCCGCCGGGACGGCGCGTGGACGCTGGCCAACTACGCCGCGCTGTCCGGCACGGGTCGGGCCGGCGGCGGGGGCAGCGCGCTCACCGTGAGCGTGTGGGCCGCCGCGCAGAACTCGCTGCGGATCGCGGTCGACGCGACGCTGCTCGCGCTCGTCGTCGGGATCACGCTCTCGCTCGTCCTGTCCCGGCGCCCCCGCCGGCCGTTCGCCCGACGCGCCATCGGGGCGCTCGACTCGGCCGTCATGCTGCCGCTCGGCGTGTCGGCGGTGACGGTCGGGTTCGGGTTCCTCATCGCGCTCGACCGCCCGCCCCTCGACCTGCGCAGCTCGCTCGTGCTCATCCCGATCGCCCAGGCGATGGTCGCGATCCCGCTGGTCGTCCGCACGATCCTGCCGGTGCTCCGGGCGATCGACCCCCGCCTGCGCCAGGCGGCCGCGGTGCTCGGCGCGGCGCCGGGTCGGGTGCTGGCCACCGTCGACCTGCCGCTGGCGCTGCGCTCGATCGGGCTCGCTGCCGGCTTCGCGTTCGCGGTCTCGCTGGGCGAGTTCGGCGCGACGTCTTTCCTCGCCCGCCCCGACCGCCCGACGCTGCCGGTCGTGATCTTCCGGCTGCTCGGCCGACCGGGCGAGGGCAACTACGAGATGGCGGTCGCGGCGTCGGTCGTGCTCGCCGTCGTCGTCGGTGTCGTCATGACGACGGCGGAGCGCCTGCGCCCCGCCGGGACGGGAGACCTGTGA
- a CDS encoding ABC transporter ATP-binding protein, with translation MRNDVEATAPRPDRMGSGLRVEDATVRYPGRTASTLAVDDVTLGVEAGEVLALLGPSGCGKSSLLRAVAGLEPMAAGRVLWGGVDLTRVPVHRRGFGLMFQDGQLFPHRDVAGNVAYGLRGTSFGATRASRAERVAEMLDLVGLDGFGARSISTLSGGQAQRVALARALAPQPRLLLLDEPLSSLDRRLREELAVDVARVLREAGTMALYVTHDHDEAFAVADRVAVMIDGRVRRVAGPAELVADPGDAEVAEFLGLGS, from the coding sequence GTGAGGAACGACGTCGAGGCCACCGCGCCGCGCCCGGACCGGATGGGCTCCGGGCTGCGGGTCGAGGACGCCACCGTGCGCTACCCGGGTCGGACGGCCTCGACGCTCGCGGTTGACGACGTCACCCTTGGTGTCGAGGCCGGGGAGGTGCTCGCGCTGCTCGGCCCCTCGGGGTGCGGCAAGTCCTCGCTGCTGCGGGCCGTCGCGGGCCTCGAGCCGATGGCGGCCGGGCGCGTCCTGTGGGGCGGCGTCGACCTGACGCGGGTGCCCGTGCACCGCCGCGGGTTCGGGCTCATGTTCCAGGACGGTCAGCTCTTCCCGCACCGCGACGTCGCCGGGAACGTCGCGTACGGGCTGCGGGGGACGTCGTTCGGCGCCACGCGCGCGTCGCGCGCGGAGCGCGTCGCGGAGATGCTCGACCTGGTCGGGCTCGACGGGTTCGGGGCGCGCTCGATCTCGACGCTGTCGGGCGGGCAGGCGCAGCGGGTCGCGCTGGCGCGCGCGCTCGCCCCCCAGCCGCGGCTGCTCCTGCTGGACGAGCCGCTGTCCTCGCTCGACCGGCGCCTGCGCGAGGAGCTCGCCGTCGACGTCGCCCGCGTCCTGCGCGAGGCCGGGACGATGGCCCTCTACGTGACCCACGACCACGACGAGGCGTTCGCCGTCGCCGACCGCGTCGCCGTGATGATCGACGGGCGGGTGCGCCGCGTCGCCGGCCCGGCCGAGCTCGTCGCCGACCCCGGTGACGCCGAGGTCGCGGAGTTCCTCGGCCTCGGGTCGTAG
- a CDS encoding helix-turn-helix transcriptional regulator: MSRLTDPARLPLPPDPLAPRASLVARLRGDARLSVVRGPLGSGKTVLATLAAREDAAAGRVVVWREVHADDDAEQTWAAVLADLTGDGAEPTDAAGAAGGPRDALARLTVALRAGEPPVTIVLDSLDRARDPRLASDVLELVTSVAGLRVIVTTRRALQLEGRSARVRVPVALVGPDLALTAEDIAVLLPDRTPSPETTRRLALHTGGHALTMRLLLLALADHGQHPGAVPPERLRALADEAALEVLGNAATPAELAMLSRLAVPGHLTVELADLVRALRPPAADDGEDAGAAERLDRSGRDLIDHAEELGLGFWRTGGLAATGPDLFEVLAPFRAVLHTHLRTNDPDLHARLTHDVVAAALATGAFGVAGLAALEAQDPALLDRACRAGWLYLRDADMVALSDIALGVEEWQLEGYPSLALTLGFALRQHPTRGHLAPRMFDVAARSVALLNPSDPGERCYLSTVKSMALRFLGDHARAQEAATTALDSLREARAAGIEVQGAGFLLRNIATASFISGDTPRALELLEEAHANERPGTPSELLTRLLRALVLVWAGEVEIADTFVRDLPTRPPDVLALGRYAARILLDTRAIIAMERDDREGYDEAQDLLLAIPQRFEELAGLEAISLATRAAYAGELTEAQAVLDRALMAPNARLVSVTWVERIRAVRTMVRAALGGPLSAAGAPVEMLGESTADHDTFALLLRAAALVATGHLSLADTLMLEAARPRPPATAADGPVLHSQVALRILTHLLDAVLATRTGNRDAARRQVGSAVALTRESGSRRMWLALTAADRRLLEGLLPGGAPDNLDTPFPAMLEAGATTSTDLTPRETIVLHELARGSSTRATADVLGVSVNTVKSQQRSLYRKLGASTREEALRRARDLELL, from the coding sequence ATGTCGCGGCTCACCGACCCTGCTCGACTCCCCCTGCCCCCCGACCCGCTCGCGCCGCGGGCCTCGCTCGTGGCTCGGTTGCGCGGGGACGCCCGACTGTCCGTCGTGCGCGGCCCGCTCGGGAGCGGCAAGACCGTCCTCGCCACGCTCGCCGCGCGGGAGGACGCGGCGGCGGGACGCGTCGTCGTCTGGCGAGAGGTGCACGCCGACGACGACGCCGAGCAGACCTGGGCCGCGGTGCTCGCCGACCTGACGGGCGACGGTGCCGAGCCGACCGACGCAGCCGGGGCCGCCGGCGGCCCGCGGGACGCGCTGGCCCGGCTGACCGTCGCGCTGCGGGCGGGCGAGCCGCCGGTGACGATCGTGCTCGACTCCCTCGACCGGGCCCGTGACCCGCGGCTCGCGAGCGACGTGCTGGAGCTCGTGACGAGCGTCGCCGGACTCCGCGTGATCGTGACGACGCGACGCGCCCTCCAGCTCGAGGGCCGCTCGGCGCGCGTCCGCGTGCCCGTCGCGCTCGTCGGACCCGACCTCGCCCTGACCGCCGAGGACATCGCGGTGCTGCTGCCCGACCGGACGCCGTCGCCGGAGACCACCCGCCGGCTCGCGCTGCACACCGGCGGGCACGCGCTGACGATGCGCCTCCTCCTGCTCGCCCTCGCCGATCACGGTCAGCACCCCGGGGCCGTCCCGCCCGAGCGGCTGCGGGCGCTCGCCGACGAGGCAGCGCTCGAGGTGCTCGGCAACGCCGCGACGCCGGCCGAGCTCGCGATGCTGAGCCGACTGGCCGTCCCGGGCCACCTCACGGTCGAGCTCGCCGACCTCGTGCGCGCCCTGCGCCCGCCCGCGGCGGACGACGGGGAGGACGCCGGGGCGGCCGAGCGGCTCGACCGGTCGGGACGCGACCTGATCGACCACGCCGAGGAGCTTGGGCTCGGGTTCTGGCGCACGGGCGGTCTCGCGGCCACCGGTCCCGACCTGTTCGAGGTGCTCGCCCCGTTCCGCGCCGTGCTGCACACCCACCTGCGGACGAACGACCCGGACCTGCACGCGCGGCTGACCCACGACGTCGTCGCGGCGGCGCTGGCGACCGGGGCGTTCGGCGTCGCCGGCCTCGCTGCCCTCGAGGCGCAGGACCCCGCGCTGCTCGACCGCGCCTGCCGCGCCGGCTGGCTGTACCTGCGCGACGCCGACATGGTGGCGCTGTCGGACATCGCGCTCGGCGTCGAGGAGTGGCAGCTCGAGGGGTACCCGAGCCTCGCGCTGACGCTCGGCTTCGCGCTGCGTCAGCACCCGACCCGCGGTCATCTCGCGCCGCGGATGTTCGACGTCGCCGCGCGGTCGGTCGCCCTGCTCAACCCGTCCGACCCGGGAGAGCGCTGCTACCTCTCCACCGTCAAGTCGATGGCCCTGCGCTTCCTCGGCGACCACGCCCGGGCGCAGGAGGCGGCGACCACCGCGCTCGACTCGCTGCGGGAGGCGCGGGCCGCGGGCATCGAGGTCCAGGGCGCCGGGTTCCTGCTGCGCAACATCGCGACCGCGTCGTTCATCTCGGGCGACACCCCGCGCGCGCTGGAGCTGCTCGAGGAGGCGCACGCGAACGAGCGCCCCGGCACGCCGTCGGAGCTGCTCACCCGCCTGCTGCGCGCGCTGGTCCTCGTCTGGGCCGGCGAGGTCGAGATCGCCGACACGTTCGTCCGCGACCTCCCGACGCGGCCGCCGGACGTCCTCGCCCTGGGACGCTACGCGGCCCGCATCCTGCTCGACACCCGCGCGATCATCGCGATGGAGCGCGACGACCGCGAGGGGTACGACGAGGCGCAGGACCTCCTGCTCGCGATCCCCCAGCGGTTCGAGGAGCTCGCCGGGCTCGAGGCGATCTCGCTCGCCACGCGCGCGGCCTACGCAGGCGAGCTCACCGAGGCCCAGGCCGTGCTCGACCGCGCGCTCATGGCACCGAACGCGCGGCTCGTCTCCGTGACCTGGGTCGAGCGGATCCGCGCCGTCCGGACCATGGTGCGGGCGGCCCTCGGCGGTCCACTGTCCGCGGCCGGCGCCCCCGTCGAGATGCTCGGCGAGAGCACCGCCGACCACGACACGTTCGCCCTGCTCCTGCGCGCAGCCGCGCTCGTGGCCACGGGTCACCTCTCCCTCGCCGACACCCTCATGCTGGAGGCGGCGCGCCCCCGTCCCCCGGCGACGGCGGCCGACGGGCCGGTGCTCCACTCCCAGGTCGCGCTGCGCATCCTCACGCACCTGCTCGACGCGGTGCTCGCGACCCGGACCGGCAACCGCGACGCGGCGCGCCGGCAGGTCGGCAGCGCCGTCGCGCTGACCCGGGAGAGCGGGTCGCGGCGGATGTGGCTGGCACTCACGGCCGCCGACCGCCGGCTGCTCGAGGGCCTGCTGCCCGGGGGCGCGCCGGACAACCTCGACACGCCCTTCCCCGCCATGCTCGAGGCGGGGGCGACGACGTCGACCGACCTCACGCCGCGCGAGACGATCGTGCTGCACGAGCTGGCGCGCGGGTCGAGCACGCGAGCGACGGCCGACGTCCTCGGCGTCTCGGTCAACACCGTGAAGAGCCAGCAGCGCAGCCTGTACCGCAAGCTCGGGGCGAGCACGCGGGAGGAGGCGCTGCGCCGCGCCCGCGACCTCGAGCTCCTCTAG
- a CDS encoding ABC transporter ATP-binding protein: protein MPAGPSTPALALRHVTKVFEDGTRALEDVSFTVDPGELVSLVGPSGCGKTTALRIAAGLETPTDGDVERSAAASANLGFVFQDATLLEWRTARSNVELLPELRGVPAAERRARAEAALASVGLSDAGAKRPRQLSGGMRMRVSIARALVSEPELALFDEPFGALDELTRLSLQVLLQDLFAAARFAALFITHSVAEAVYLSDRVLVMGLGRIADEVVVPWAHPRAPELRYTAEFAALVGEVSGRLESAGASIGDDPRAGVTR, encoded by the coding sequence GTGCCCGCCGGCCCCTCGACCCCAGCCCTCGCGCTGCGCCACGTGACGAAGGTGTTCGAGGACGGGACGAGGGCCCTGGAGGACGTCTCGTTCACCGTCGACCCCGGCGAGCTGGTGAGCCTCGTCGGTCCCAGCGGCTGCGGCAAGACGACGGCGCTGCGGATCGCCGCCGGGCTGGAGACGCCGACCGACGGCGACGTCGAGCGATCGGCCGCGGCCAGCGCCAACCTCGGGTTCGTGTTCCAGGACGCGACGCTGCTGGAGTGGCGCACCGCGCGCTCCAACGTCGAGCTCCTGCCCGAGCTGCGCGGCGTCCCGGCGGCGGAGCGTCGCGCGCGGGCCGAGGCGGCGCTCGCGTCGGTCGGGCTGTCCGACGCCGGAGCCAAGCGGCCGCGCCAGCTCTCCGGCGGCATGCGGATGCGGGTCTCGATCGCCCGCGCGCTCGTGTCGGAGCCGGAGCTCGCGCTGTTCGACGAGCCCTTCGGCGCGCTCGACGAGCTGACCCGGCTGTCGCTGCAGGTGCTGCTGCAGGACCTCTTCGCCGCGGCGCGGTTCGCCGCGCTCTTCATCACGCACTCGGTCGCGGAGGCGGTGTACCTGTCCGACCGCGTCCTGGTCATGGGGCTCGGCCGGATCGCCGACGAGGTCGTCGTCCCGTGGGCGCACCCGCGAGCGCCGGAGCTGCGCTACACGGCCGAGTTCGCGGCGCTCGTCGGCGAGGTGTCGGGGCGGCTGGAGTCCGCGGGCGCCTCGATCGGCGACGACCCCCGAGCGGGGGTCACCCGATGA
- a CDS encoding ABC transporter permease has product MTARAPRRLPEWVASVASGVVAVVVLGGIWTYVSLVLLDPDRRFLLPPPWEVVATLGRPSVMQPMLEALGRTTMVSLAGLAIAVALGAAWAIAMSQSRWVERVIYPYAVILQTVPILALTPLIGVWFGYGIPARVVVAVIIAIFPVISMTFFGLTSGPSPAAHDLFTLARATRWQRLTRLELPAAVPSMFTGLRSAAGLSVIGAIVGDFFFQQGAVGIGGLLRVYTLRLDMAVLLTAVGLTALFGVVVFTVFGVAERLVVGHFYGAPGGGRRR; this is encoded by the coding sequence ATGACCGCCCGCGCGCCGCGCCGCCTGCCCGAGTGGGTCGCGTCGGTCGCCTCGGGTGTCGTGGCCGTCGTCGTCCTCGGCGGGATCTGGACCTACGTCAGCCTCGTCCTGCTCGACCCCGACCGGCGGTTCCTGCTGCCGCCGCCGTGGGAGGTGGTCGCGACCCTCGGCCGGCCGAGCGTCATGCAGCCGATGCTCGAGGCGCTCGGCCGCACGACGATGGTCTCGCTCGCCGGCCTCGCGATCGCGGTCGCGCTCGGGGCCGCCTGGGCGATCGCGATGAGCCAGTCGCGGTGGGTCGAGCGCGTGATCTACCCCTACGCGGTCATCCTGCAGACCGTCCCGATCCTCGCGCTGACGCCGCTCATCGGCGTGTGGTTCGGCTACGGCATCCCGGCTCGCGTGGTCGTCGCCGTCATCATCGCGATCTTCCCGGTCATCTCGATGACGTTCTTCGGGCTGACCTCCGGCCCCAGTCCCGCGGCGCACGACCTGTTCACGCTCGCCCGCGCCACGCGGTGGCAGCGGCTGACGCGACTCGAGCTGCCGGCGGCCGTGCCGTCGATGTTCACCGGGCTGCGCTCGGCGGCCGGGTTGTCCGTCATCGGCGCGATCGTCGGCGACTTCTTCTTCCAGCAGGGCGCCGTCGGCATCGGCGGGCTGCTGCGGGTCTACACGCTGCGGCTCGACATGGCGGTGCTCCTCACCGCGGTCGGGCTGACGGCACTGTTCGGCGTCGTGGTGTTCACGGTGTTCGGCGTGGCCGAGCGGCTCGTCGTCGGGCACTTCTACGGCGCCCCCGGCGGCGGCCGCCGCCGCTGA
- a CDS encoding glycoside hydrolase family 3 protein produces the protein MTIRRSRVARPVLTGTALLGAVAMVLSGCTSTPNDGSTPSTSGGTADAGDGTSYSTEEISDGRTTFVRVTNPGDGATLSYSPDSGIELLDVADGELTYAFKDLNGNGELDTWEDWRVPAAERAAALVPSLSTEQIAGLMLFSSGENSPIDGLSDNQRDYLTTSHLRNVQNAGNNDVTANVTWVNQMQAFVETLASEDTPYVPVNFASNPRSDATNQVAYSQAENVSQWPSSLGMAATFDPELVREFGEMSSQELRAIGITTLLGPQIDLASDPRWSRVYGTFGEDTDLVTDMTAAFVESYQDDPDSTGPDAGWGTGSVNAMIKHFPGDGAGESGRESHYQTGKYAVFPGDSFDQHLQPFLGSLDSAAIMTSYSITLDGDGQPMFSSERGTAYVKDIIDILREEHGYEGVLVTDWAITSGGSGDPDSPYGTAWGVDELTQGERHFEILKAGMDMFGGNTAVGPVMEAYDFWETAHEAGELDVDARTRFEESGARILTMVIRTGLYEDPFLDLESSKAVLGSPDKIEAAANAQADSVVMLKNTGDAVSCAAPVDYSDATVYIPRTFDAGMSTWFSPAVPTEGPVVDLELAEQYFGTVVTDEAELDAEGNVISYTAPDLSDVDLVLVGMHSPNNGIYHTAPGYDTEAGHYYPISLQYRPYTADGDNVRRVSISGDLLPDGTRENRSYFGQTSRISNEGDLDSFDRAVAAVEATGKDIPVIAVVKATNPFIPAEFESRADALLVGFGVSDQALLDVATGQHQPAGRLPMAFPIDMDAVEGSFEDTPMDVAAFVDSQGNTYDLGFGLSCSGEQLS, from the coding sequence ATGACGATCAGGAGATCGAGGGTCGCGAGGCCCGTCCTGACGGGGACGGCGCTGCTCGGCGCCGTGGCGATGGTGCTGAGCGGCTGCACCTCCACGCCGAACGACGGGTCGACCCCGTCGACGTCCGGGGGCACGGCGGACGCCGGCGACGGGACGTCGTACTCGACCGAGGAGATCAGCGACGGCAGGACGACGTTCGTCCGGGTGACCAACCCGGGTGATGGCGCGACCCTGTCCTACAGCCCGGACAGCGGCATCGAGCTGCTCGACGTCGCCGACGGCGAGCTGACCTACGCGTTCAAGGACCTCAACGGCAACGGCGAGCTGGACACCTGGGAGGACTGGCGGGTGCCGGCCGCCGAGCGGGCCGCCGCCCTCGTCCCGTCGCTCTCCACGGAGCAGATCGCCGGCCTCATGCTGTTCAGCAGCGGCGAGAACTCGCCGATCGACGGACTGAGCGACAACCAGCGCGACTACCTCACCACCAGCCACCTGCGCAACGTGCAGAACGCCGGCAACAACGACGTCACCGCGAACGTCACGTGGGTGAACCAGATGCAGGCGTTCGTCGAGACGCTCGCGTCCGAGGACACCCCGTACGTCCCGGTGAACTTCGCCTCCAACCCGCGCTCCGACGCCACGAACCAGGTGGCGTACTCGCAGGCCGAGAACGTCTCGCAGTGGCCGTCGTCGCTCGGCATGGCCGCGACGTTCGACCCCGAGCTGGTCCGCGAGTTCGGTGAGATGAGCTCGCAGGAGCTGCGCGCCATCGGCATCACGACGCTCCTCGGCCCGCAGATCGACCTCGCGAGCGACCCCCGCTGGTCGCGCGTGTACGGCACGTTCGGCGAGGACACCGACCTCGTGACCGACATGACGGCCGCGTTCGTCGAGTCCTACCAGGACGACCCCGACAGCACCGGCCCCGACGCCGGCTGGGGCACCGGCTCGGTCAACGCCATGATCAAGCACTTCCCGGGCGACGGCGCCGGCGAGAGCGGGCGCGAGTCGCACTACCAGACCGGCAAGTACGCCGTGTTCCCCGGCGACTCCTTCGACCAGCACCTCCAGCCGTTCCTCGGCTCGCTCGACTCCGCGGCCATCATGACGTCGTACTCGATCACGCTCGACGGCGACGGCCAGCCCATGTTCAGCTCCGAGCGCGGCACGGCCTACGTCAAGGACATCATCGACATCCTGCGCGAGGAGCACGGATACGAGGGTGTCCTCGTGACCGACTGGGCGATCACCTCGGGCGGCTCGGGCGACCCCGACTCGCCGTACGGCACCGCATGGGGCGTCGACGAGCTGACCCAGGGCGAGCGCCACTTCGAGATCCTCAAGGCCGGCATGGACATGTTCGGCGGGAACACGGCCGTCGGCCCCGTCATGGAGGCGTACGACTTCTGGGAGACCGCCCACGAGGCCGGTGAGCTCGACGTCGACGCGCGCACGCGGTTCGAGGAGAGCGGCGCCCGCATCCTCACGATGGTGATCCGCACGGGCCTGTACGAGGACCCGTTCCTGGACCTGGAGAGCTCCAAGGCGGTGCTCGGCAGCCCCGACAAGATCGAGGCGGCAGCGAACGCGCAGGCCGACTCCGTCGTCATGCTCAAGAACACCGGCGACGCGGTCTCCTGCGCGGCGCCGGTCGACTACTCCGACGCGACCGTCTACATCCCGCGCACGTTCGACGCCGGCATGTCGACCTGGTTCAGCCCGGCCGTGCCCACCGAGGGCCCGGTCGTCGACCTCGAGCTCGCCGAGCAGTACTTCGGCACCGTCGTGACGGACGAGGCCGAGCTCGACGCCGAGGGCAACGTCATCAGCTACACGGCGCCGGACCTCAGCGACGTCGACCTCGTCCTCGTCGGCATGCACTCGCCAAACAACGGGATCTACCACACGGCCCCCGGGTACGACACCGAGGCCGGGCACTACTACCCGATCTCGCTGCAGTACCGCCCCTACACGGCCGACGGCGACAACGTGCGCCGGGTCTCGATCTCGGGCGACCTGCTGCCGGACGGGACGCGGGAGAACCGCTCCTACTTCGGCCAGACCTCGCGGATCAGCAACGAGGGCGACCTCGACTCGTTCGACCGGGCCGTCGCTGCCGTCGAGGCCACGGGCAAGGACATCCCGGTGATCGCCGTCGTCAAGGCGACGAACCCGTTCATCCCGGCGGAGTTCGAGTCCCGGGCGGACGCGCTCCTCGTCGGCTTCGGGGTCTCCGACCAGGCGCTGCTCGACGTGGCGACCGGTCAGCACCAGCCGGCCGGCCGGCTGCCGATGGCGTTCCCGATCGACATGGACGCCGTCGAGGGGTCGTTCGAGGACACGCCGATGGACGTCGCCGCGTTCGTCGACTCCCAGGGCAACACGTACGACCTCGGCTTCGGTCTGAGCTGCTCGGGCGAGCAGCTCTCCTAG